A portion of the Edaphobacter lichenicola genome contains these proteins:
- a CDS encoding dihydrodipicolinate synthase family protein produces MLLDGLHLPLTTPFYSDGRLNVPKLEHNVARYSKTPAAGLVALGDSAESTLLSEEETRRVLRGVVGAAVDEKVLIAGVSRDSVVGTLDLAGWAAEFGYDAVLVRRPSIFRASARGGSAKEMLTYFQTVADRSPLPVILWSGAAEDGALLPVETILELSGHPMILGLVDGSGDFARQERLKVGTAGVKHDVTVTSVFAAVTRRMQTQRGAGELISASTLTDGGAALAVTPTKVVAKTRTKVVGFQILAGRADGMLEALKGGAAGAMPGFAAAAPQACYEVLAAWKDGDEGLAREKQERLADVAKRVEGEMGVAGIKVGCDLNGYFGGWPRLPLLPLTGAERAEIEGLMQGMRH; encoded by the coding sequence ATGCTGCTTGATGGTCTTCATCTGCCACTGACTACGCCGTTTTATTCGGACGGACGCCTCAACGTACCCAAGCTCGAACACAACGTAGCGCGTTATTCAAAGACTCCAGCCGCTGGACTTGTTGCGTTGGGCGATAGCGCCGAGTCGACGCTGTTGTCGGAGGAGGAGACCCGGCGGGTACTTCGAGGTGTGGTTGGAGCGGCTGTGGACGAAAAAGTTTTGATCGCTGGCGTGTCGCGCGATAGCGTGGTGGGGACGCTTGATCTTGCGGGGTGGGCGGCCGAGTTTGGCTATGATGCTGTGCTGGTGAGACGGCCTTCGATCTTTCGGGCGAGCGCTCGCGGCGGATCTGCGAAGGAGATGCTGACTTACTTCCAGACTGTTGCCGATCGATCCCCGTTGCCGGTGATTCTTTGGAGTGGTGCGGCTGAGGATGGGGCACTACTGCCGGTTGAGACGATACTGGAACTCTCAGGGCATCCGATGATACTTGGGCTTGTGGATGGATCGGGCGATTTCGCGCGGCAGGAGAGGCTAAAGGTTGGGACGGCAGGAGTGAAGCATGATGTGACGGTTACGAGTGTATTTGCTGCTGTAACCCGAAGAATGCAGACTCAACGGGGGGCAGGCGAGCTGATTTCGGCGTCTACCTTGACGGATGGTGGTGCGGCGCTGGCGGTGACACCGACGAAGGTCGTGGCGAAGACACGCACGAAGGTGGTTGGCTTTCAGATATTGGCGGGACGTGCGGACGGGATGCTGGAGGCATTGAAAGGAGGCGCGGCCGGGGCCATGCCGGGCTTTGCGGCAGCCGCACCACAGGCATGCTATGAGGTTCTGGCTGCGTGGAAAGACGGCGATGAGGGATTAGCGCGGGAGAAGCAAGAACGTTTGGCGGATGTCGCGAAAAGAGTGGAAGGAGAGATGGGTGTGGCAGGCATCAAGGTTGGATGCGACCTGAACGGCTATTTTGGGGGATGGCCGCGTCTTCCGTTATTACCGTTGACCGGGGCGGAACGGGCTGAGATTGAGGGTTTGATGCAGGGGATGCGTCACTGA
- the tolB gene encoding Tol-Pal system beta propeller repeat protein TolB codes for MLSLKRTTLIRHAQLYCRGALLFLFVFTVALRAQDTFKTETSSGVTNIRIAVADFKPSSADPQVSGFKHTFDSTLYADLANAGIFDIVSKSLQPQSTPGAPAEINVQQWAAAPASAAMVAFGSFGVQGSKIICNGFLFDAKNLQYPQILAKQYTEDASEDAARQIAHRFADEIIFRLSGGSQGIAETKIYYVKIEGANKEIWEMDYDGANQHAITHLGSISLSPRISPDNTRLAFSSLGRDGFQVRMYSMLLGRMVSFPSAGGTNLSPAWSPNGKDIAYSSSRSGDPEIWISDANGSVSRRVTSFRGPDVSPVFNPRTGSQIAWISGRTGLPQLYIMDSDGSAVQRMTDGGYATSPSWSPNGQFLAFAWDRKYGPGAPGGQDIYVMEIATKRWIQLTHDGGRCDFPSWSPDGRHIVYANSADGKDSHMKVWTMLADGTQKRALTGAGADMPNWSWK; via the coding sequence ATGCTTAGCCTGAAACGAACGACCCTCATTCGGCACGCTCAGCTCTATTGCCGCGGAGCCCTGCTATTTCTTTTCGTGTTCACTGTCGCACTTCGCGCGCAGGATACCTTCAAGACCGAGACCTCAAGTGGCGTCACCAACATCCGCATAGCGGTCGCGGACTTCAAGCCTTCATCTGCTGATCCTCAGGTCTCCGGATTTAAGCACACCTTCGACTCAACGCTATACGCCGATCTGGCCAACGCAGGTATCTTCGATATCGTCTCCAAGAGCCTGCAGCCACAGTCGACTCCAGGCGCTCCCGCGGAGATCAACGTGCAGCAATGGGCTGCAGCGCCGGCCTCCGCCGCGATGGTTGCCTTCGGCAGCTTCGGCGTCCAGGGCAGCAAGATCATCTGCAACGGCTTCCTCTTCGATGCGAAGAACCTTCAATATCCCCAGATCCTTGCCAAGCAATATACCGAGGACGCGAGCGAAGACGCCGCACGCCAGATAGCCCATCGCTTCGCCGATGAAATCATCTTCCGCCTCAGTGGCGGCAGCCAGGGCATCGCAGAGACGAAGATTTATTACGTCAAGATCGAAGGTGCTAACAAAGAGATATGGGAGATGGACTACGACGGCGCCAACCAGCACGCGATCACTCACCTTGGCAGCATCTCGCTTTCTCCAAGAATCTCGCCAGATAACACTCGTCTAGCCTTCTCCTCGCTCGGTCGCGACGGATTTCAAGTGCGCATGTACTCGATGCTTCTCGGGCGGATGGTTAGCTTCCCGTCTGCAGGAGGAACGAATCTCTCTCCAGCGTGGTCGCCCAACGGTAAAGACATCGCCTACTCTTCCTCCCGCAGCGGAGACCCCGAGATCTGGATCTCAGACGCGAATGGCAGTGTCTCGCGCCGCGTCACCAGCTTTCGTGGCCCCGATGTCTCGCCCGTCTTCAACCCACGCACCGGCTCGCAGATTGCCTGGATCAGCGGACGCACCGGCCTCCCGCAGCTCTACATCATGGACTCTGACGGCTCTGCTGTTCAGCGCATGACCGACGGCGGTTACGCCACGTCTCCCTCATGGTCTCCCAACGGCCAATTTCTTGCCTTTGCCTGGGATCGCAAATATGGCCCCGGCGCACCTGGTGGCCAGGATATCTACGTCATGGAGATCGCCACCAAGCGCTGGATTCAGCTCACTCACGACGGCGGCCGCTGCGATTTCCCCTCCTGGTCTCCCGATGGCCGCCACATCGTCTACGCCAACTCTGCAGATGGAAAGGACAGTCACATGAAGGTCTGGACCATGCTCGCGGACGGCACGCAGAAGCGTGCGCTTACTGGCGCTGGTGCCGATATGCCCAACTGGAGTTGGAAGTAA
- a CDS encoding tetratricopeptide repeat protein: protein MIQPKQTLRWKFAQTSMRFTASALLAGALLCSSPAFAVSKDMVQLQTQIQQLQDAVARLQQSNDERMGVMKDLIQQSADSVNKMAISVESLQKQMQTQHEAQSTKSDQVSGQIQSLNDSIDEIKARLATLQKLMQDVQGQQQSMSANMQNVPASGGSPSPAFATPPADSPTTTPAPVVRKGKPSANVPLAAEPASPAVPPADDLYKTALGDYMAAKYALAASEFSDVVKNYPDNPLSGNSFYYQAEIDYRDGRYPSAIKSYDSVLQQYPDSNKVPVSHLHKGMALIALKQTDAGVKEFRTLIQRFPNSPEAMQARSKLSGMSIPVTPKH, encoded by the coding sequence ATGATTCAACCCAAACAAACACTCCGCTGGAAATTCGCTCAAACGTCAATGCGCTTCACCGCCTCTGCGCTGTTAGCCGGTGCTCTCTTGTGCTCCTCTCCGGCATTTGCCGTCAGCAAGGATATGGTGCAGCTCCAAACCCAGATTCAGCAGCTACAGGATGCGGTCGCCCGCCTTCAGCAGTCCAACGACGAGCGCATGGGTGTTATGAAAGATCTCATCCAGCAGAGCGCCGACTCCGTCAATAAAATGGCTATTAGCGTCGAGTCTCTGCAGAAGCAGATGCAAACTCAACATGAGGCGCAAAGCACAAAGAGCGATCAGGTCTCCGGTCAGATTCAGTCCTTGAACGACTCCATTGACGAGATCAAGGCACGCCTTGCAACGCTTCAGAAGCTCATGCAGGATGTCCAGGGGCAGCAACAATCCATGAGCGCCAACATGCAAAATGTACCCGCATCTGGTGGTTCGCCCTCACCAGCCTTTGCAACCCCTCCTGCAGACAGCCCCACAACTACACCGGCCCCCGTCGTACGAAAGGGTAAGCCCTCAGCAAACGTGCCGCTCGCAGCCGAACCAGCGAGCCCCGCCGTACCCCCTGCCGACGACCTTTACAAGACTGCTCTTGGCGACTACATGGCCGCAAAGTATGCTCTCGCGGCCTCCGAGTTCTCCGACGTCGTCAAGAATTACCCCGACAATCCACTCTCAGGAAACTCCTTCTACTACCAGGCCGAGATCGACTATCGAGACGGTCGCTATCCGTCCGCCATCAAGTCTTACGACAGCGTTCTTCAGCAATACCCCGACAGCAACAAAGTTCCCGTCTCTCACCTTCACAAAGGCATGGCGTTAATAGCTCTCAAACAAACCGACGCCGGTGTAAAAGAGTTCCGCACACTCATCCAACGCTTCCCCAACTCACCCGAGGCCATGCAGGCCCGCAGCAAGCTCAGCGGCATGAGCATCCCGGTCACTCCCAAGCATTAG
- a CDS encoding TonB family protein — translation MPSSRPASPISASSPSRFKSEECAIATQLKLGNDEYHGSDKLGTNFVGSLFLHGLIALIIFGWAFIFHSRGMNWGENASNAGAIQATMVSSLPLPPTQRTLDTGVLTSEAPSPAPVVTKEKTEPPPAPNEVAIPEKITKPIKTAEKPTPAPPKHIQPVTPPPTKAVTGETAGVRIAQSTLELKNGTASVSVADRTFGARFAYYVNIVNSKVAQNWYTAEADPRTSLGKSTTIVFDINREGIPSNVRVESPSGSPSLDLSATRAVQRVDGFGPLPQGDHITVEYTFHLHPQ, via the coding sequence ATGCCGTCAAGCAGGCCGGCATCACCAATATCAGCATCGTCACCCAGCCGATTCAAAAGTGAGGAGTGCGCCATAGCCACTCAACTCAAACTCGGCAATGACGAATATCACGGCAGCGACAAGCTCGGCACCAACTTCGTTGGTTCACTGTTCCTCCACGGTCTCATCGCTCTCATCATCTTTGGCTGGGCATTTATCTTCCACAGCCGAGGCATGAACTGGGGAGAAAACGCTTCAAACGCGGGAGCGATTCAGGCCACGATGGTCTCGTCACTCCCTCTCCCTCCAACGCAGCGCACGCTCGACACCGGTGTCCTCACTTCGGAGGCACCGAGTCCAGCCCCGGTAGTCACGAAAGAAAAAACTGAGCCCCCGCCAGCTCCGAACGAAGTGGCCATCCCGGAAAAGATAACGAAGCCCATCAAGACCGCCGAAAAGCCAACCCCCGCGCCCCCAAAGCACATCCAGCCCGTTACGCCACCTCCCACCAAGGCCGTCACTGGAGAGACCGCCGGCGTCCGCATCGCTCAATCCACATTGGAACTCAAAAATGGTACCGCCAGCGTCTCTGTCGCAGATCGTACCTTCGGCGCGCGCTTCGCCTACTACGTCAACATCGTCAACAGCAAGGTCGCGCAGAACTGGTACACCGCAGAGGCCGATCCTCGCACCTCCCTCGGCAAGAGCACGACCATCGTCTTCGATATCAACCGCGAAGGCATACCATCCAACGTCCGTGTTGAAAGTCCCAGCGGCTCACCATCGCTTGATCTTTCAGCCACGCGAGCCGTCCAACGCGTCGACGGCTTCGGTCCGTTGCCGCAGGGCGATCACATTACTGTTGAATACACGTTTCACCTTCATCCGCAATAG
- the carB gene encoding carbamoyl-phosphate synthase large subunit produces the protein MPRRNDIAKILVIGSGPIVIGQSAEFDYSGTQACKALKAEGYEVVLVNSNPASIMTDPEVADRTYIEPLTAAYLEEILRVEKEMLDPDGLGGKGKFAVLPTVGGQTALNLAVDLADSGVLDKLGIELIGAKLEAIKKAEDRLLFKDAMTKIGLDMPRSALINNIRDGLEFAAKIGFPVVIRPSFTLGGSGGGIAYNREELMEILSRGLDLSPVHECLLEESVLGWKEYELEVVRDLNDNVIIVCSIENFDPMGVHTGDSITVAPAQTLTDREYQAMRDAAIRVIREIGVETGGSNVQFAVNPVNGRMTVIEMNPRVSRSSALASKATGFPIAKIAARLAVGYTLDEIQNDITKATPACFEPTIDYVVVKIPKWQFEKFPGADESLGPQMKSVGEVMAIGRTFKEAMMKAVRSLETGKKATADDIEPRRLTQRLVTPHPERLNYVRYAFERGMTVREVARMTSMDPWFLYQVKQITDEIKAVGGVAMAEVTAEQLRAAKRMGISDERLAASWGLKGAEGTAAVRALRKKLNVMPVYKMVDTCAGEFESYTPYLYSCYDEEDEAAPTTKKKILILGSGPNRIGQGIEFDYCCCHAAFALREDGYETIMVNCNPETVSTDYDTSDRLYFEPLTLEDVLGVYEHEASSGAEIGMIVQFGGQTPLNLSLPLKKAGVPIIGTSPESIDLAEDRKRFGKLIEELQIPQPEGAMATSVEEAVAGANRVGYPVLVRPSYVLGGRAMVIAYDDESIVQYMSTAIEYSQERPVLIDHFLEDAVECDVDALCDGDDVLIAGIMQHIEEAGIHSGDSSCVLPVVDLSDDVLRTIREYTRKLALALSVRGLVNIQFAIQRGTVYVIEVNPRASRTVPYVSKATGIPLAKIASRIMVGRKLKELLPEQVESGKDLDTGSHYFVKSPVFPWGKFPGVDTVLGPEMKSTGEVMGVADNFGEAFAKAQIAAGQVLPLQGTVFLSVNDHDKEGAVSLARQFVEMGFHLVATHGTAIVLEQAGLQPERVYKVKEGRPNVVDLIKGDRIQLIVNTPRGQDTFFDEKAIRRAAVMARIPTITTLAAARAAAEGISALQEGTLSVVALQTLHAERIAENEAVNSVK, from the coding sequence ATGCCGCGTAGGAATGACATTGCGAAGATTCTGGTGATCGGCTCGGGGCCGATTGTGATTGGGCAGTCGGCGGAGTTTGATTACTCCGGGACGCAGGCTTGTAAAGCGCTGAAGGCCGAGGGATATGAGGTGGTGCTGGTGAATTCGAACCCGGCATCGATCATGACCGATCCAGAGGTTGCTGACAGGACCTATATCGAGCCGTTGACTGCTGCTTATCTCGAAGAGATTCTGCGGGTCGAAAAGGAGATGCTCGACCCGGACGGTCTGGGCGGCAAGGGTAAGTTTGCCGTGCTGCCTACTGTAGGTGGACAGACGGCGCTGAATCTGGCGGTGGATCTTGCGGACTCGGGTGTGCTGGATAAGCTGGGCATCGAGTTGATTGGCGCGAAGCTTGAGGCTATTAAAAAAGCGGAAGACCGGTTGCTGTTCAAGGATGCGATGACGAAGATCGGGCTCGATATGCCGCGTTCTGCGCTTATCAATAACATCCGCGATGGGCTGGAGTTTGCGGCGAAGATTGGTTTCCCGGTGGTGATTCGGCCTTCGTTCACGCTGGGTGGCTCGGGTGGGGGAATTGCATACAACCGTGAAGAGTTGATGGAGATCCTGTCGCGTGGGCTCGATCTTTCGCCGGTGCATGAGTGCTTGCTGGAAGAGAGTGTTCTGGGTTGGAAGGAGTACGAGTTGGAGGTGGTGCGTGACTTGAACGACAACGTCATCATCGTCTGCTCGATTGAAAACTTTGACCCGATGGGCGTGCATACAGGTGATTCGATTACGGTAGCTCCCGCTCAAACGCTGACGGATCGCGAGTACCAGGCGATGCGGGATGCGGCGATTCGGGTGATTCGCGAGATTGGTGTGGAGACCGGTGGTAGCAATGTGCAGTTCGCGGTGAATCCGGTGAATGGGCGGATGACGGTGATCGAGATGAACCCGCGGGTGTCGCGGTCGTCTGCGCTTGCTTCGAAGGCAACGGGATTTCCGATCGCGAAGATTGCTGCGCGGCTAGCGGTGGGTTACACGCTGGATGAGATTCAGAACGACATTACGAAGGCTACACCGGCTTGCTTTGAGCCAACGATTGATTATGTCGTCGTAAAGATTCCGAAGTGGCAGTTCGAGAAGTTTCCTGGTGCGGATGAGAGTCTCGGACCGCAGATGAAGTCGGTTGGCGAGGTGATGGCGATTGGAAGGACCTTCAAGGAAGCGATGATGAAGGCGGTACGATCGCTCGAGACGGGCAAAAAGGCTACTGCGGATGACATTGAGCCTCGACGGTTGACGCAGCGTCTGGTGACTCCGCATCCGGAGCGGTTGAACTATGTGCGGTACGCGTTTGAGCGAGGGATGACGGTGCGCGAGGTTGCGCGGATGACGTCGATGGACCCCTGGTTTCTGTACCAGGTGAAGCAGATCACGGATGAGATCAAAGCTGTGGGCGGAGTGGCCATGGCTGAGGTGACCGCAGAGCAGTTGCGAGCTGCGAAACGGATGGGGATCTCGGATGAGCGATTGGCCGCCAGTTGGGGCTTGAAGGGCGCTGAAGGTACTGCGGCAGTGCGGGCTCTGCGTAAGAAGCTGAACGTGATGCCGGTGTACAAGATGGTGGATACATGCGCGGGTGAGTTTGAGAGCTACACGCCTTATCTTTACAGCTGCTATGACGAAGAAGATGAAGCGGCGCCGACGACCAAGAAGAAGATTCTGATCCTGGGGAGCGGGCCGAACCGGATTGGGCAGGGAATTGAGTTCGATTATTGCTGCTGTCATGCGGCCTTTGCGTTGCGTGAGGATGGGTACGAGACCATCATGGTCAATTGCAATCCGGAGACAGTGTCGACCGACTATGACACGAGCGACCGGTTGTACTTTGAACCACTGACACTGGAGGATGTGCTTGGAGTGTATGAGCACGAGGCCTCGTCGGGCGCAGAGATCGGAATGATTGTGCAGTTTGGCGGACAGACTCCACTGAATCTGTCATTGCCACTGAAGAAGGCTGGTGTGCCGATTATTGGAACCTCGCCGGAGTCGATCGATCTTGCGGAGGATCGCAAACGATTCGGGAAGCTGATTGAAGAACTGCAGATTCCGCAGCCTGAAGGTGCGATGGCGACCAGCGTGGAAGAGGCGGTTGCCGGGGCGAATCGCGTGGGATACCCGGTGCTGGTGAGGCCGTCGTATGTGCTGGGAGGACGTGCGATGGTGATCGCCTATGACGATGAGTCGATCGTGCAGTATATGTCGACCGCGATTGAATACTCGCAGGAGCGGCCGGTGTTGATCGACCATTTTCTGGAAGATGCCGTTGAGTGCGATGTGGATGCGCTGTGCGACGGCGATGACGTACTGATCGCAGGGATCATGCAGCATATCGAAGAGGCAGGTATTCACTCTGGCGACTCTTCTTGCGTGTTGCCGGTGGTCGATCTCAGTGACGATGTACTGCGTACGATTCGCGAGTACACGCGTAAGCTGGCACTGGCGTTGAGTGTGCGTGGACTGGTGAACATTCAATTCGCTATTCAACGTGGGACAGTGTATGTGATCGAGGTGAACCCTCGAGCATCGCGTACTGTGCCTTATGTTTCGAAGGCGACGGGGATTCCGCTGGCGAAGATCGCTTCGCGGATAATGGTGGGACGGAAGTTGAAGGAGTTGCTGCCAGAGCAGGTGGAGAGCGGTAAGGACCTGGATACTGGTTCGCACTACTTTGTGAAATCACCGGTATTTCCGTGGGGTAAGTTTCCGGGAGTCGATACTGTGCTTGGACCGGAGATGAAGTCCACTGGAGAGGTGATGGGGGTTGCGGATAACTTCGGTGAGGCGTTCGCCAAGGCGCAGATTGCGGCTGGGCAGGTGCTTCCGCTGCAAGGGACGGTATTTCTGAGCGTCAACGACCATGACAAGGAGGGTGCGGTTTCGCTAGCGCGCCAGTTTGTGGAGATGGGATTCCATCTGGTGGCGACGCATGGCACTGCGATCGTGCTGGAACAGGCTGGACTGCAGCCGGAGCGCGTCTACAAGGTGAAGGAAGGGCGACCGAACGTCGTCGATCTGATCAAGGGAGATCGAATTCAGCTGATCGTTAATACTCCGCGGGGACAAGATACATTTTTCGACGAGAAGGCCATTCGACGCGCTGCTGTGATGGCGCGTATTCCTACGATTACGACGCTGGCTGCGGCACGGGCGGCTGCGGAGGGGATCTCTGCGCTTCAGGAAGGTACCTTGAGCGTAGTTGCCTTGCAGACACTGCACGCGGAACGGATTGCTGAGAACGAAGCTGTCAATAGCGTTAAATAA
- a CDS encoding MotA/TolQ/ExbB proton channel family protein — protein MLCTLALALYFLQEDATATPPAAANGSALMEMIHNSGPVAFAVLIILLLASIFSWTIMLSKWSSFSKAQTQSQRFVRAFRKSSRLSEVATVADQFKPSPLVAVFTEIHDEYQRQNGGRGLPRNPLALERAAQTASSEALTAMESRMTWLATIAAIAPFIGLFGTVMGIIDAFHGLGTAGAATLRAVAPGISEALITTAAGLVVAIPAVVGYNQLTARLREFGARMDDFGRELLNAIENAAMLTPPPQQQQPEELRRRTF, from the coding sequence ATGCTCTGCACCCTCGCCCTTGCTCTGTACTTCCTCCAGGAAGACGCCACAGCCACACCACCTGCTGCAGCTAACGGAAGCGCTCTCATGGAGATGATCCACAACAGCGGCCCCGTAGCATTCGCGGTGCTCATCATCCTGCTTCTCGCGAGCATCTTCTCCTGGACGATCATGCTCTCCAAGTGGTCCAGCTTCAGCAAAGCTCAAACTCAGAGCCAGCGCTTCGTCCGCGCATTTCGTAAATCGAGCCGACTCAGCGAAGTCGCCACCGTCGCCGACCAGTTCAAGCCCAGCCCACTCGTCGCCGTGTTCACTGAGATTCACGACGAATATCAGCGGCAGAACGGAGGACGCGGTCTTCCTCGCAACCCATTGGCACTCGAGCGTGCCGCCCAGACAGCCTCCAGCGAAGCCCTCACCGCGATGGAGAGCCGCATGACCTGGCTCGCCACGATCGCCGCTATCGCTCCGTTTATCGGACTCTTCGGCACCGTGATGGGCATCATCGACGCCTTCCACGGCCTCGGCACTGCGGGTGCAGCAACCCTTCGTGCTGTTGCCCCCGGTATCTCAGAGGCCCTCATCACCACCGCCGCCGGTCTCGTCGTTGCCATCCCCGCAGTCGTTGGCTACAACCAACTCACTGCTCGCCTGCGTGAGTTCGGCGCACGCATGGACGACTTTGGTCGCGAACTTCTCAACGCAATTGAAAACGCAGCCATGCTGACACCACCGCCGCAACAGCAGCAGCCGGAAGAGCTGCGGCGGAGGACGTTCTAA
- a CDS encoding ExbD/TolR family protein: MAFSAKGRTQTALAEINITPLVDVVLVLLLIFMLTAPVLQSGVEVAIPKTRSVNQLTEERMVVTIDREQNVFLQDKPVNVNELPTLLKTNSKADPSKRIIYLRADERVPFGAFASVMDAVKQAGITNISIVTQPIQK, encoded by the coding sequence ATGGCTTTCTCCGCAAAAGGACGCACCCAGACGGCGCTCGCCGAGATCAACATCACTCCATTGGTCGACGTCGTTCTTGTGCTTTTACTCATCTTCATGCTGACTGCTCCCGTACTGCAGTCAGGTGTTGAAGTAGCGATTCCGAAGACTCGTAGCGTCAATCAACTCACCGAGGAACGCATGGTCGTCACCATCGACCGCGAGCAAAACGTCTTCCTACAGGACAAACCTGTCAACGTCAACGAACTCCCCACGCTGCTCAAGACCAACAGTAAGGCCGACCCTTCGAAACGCATCATCTACCTGCGAGCCGACGAACGTGTGCCATTCGGCGCCTTCGCCTCGGTCATGGATGCCGTCAAGCAGGCCGGCATCACCAATATCAGCATCGTCACCCAGCCGATTCAAAAGTGA
- a CDS encoding OmpA family protein → MQVKIRKTMVMVATLVAIGAVTGCHKKASGIDPNALGPAPAPPAPAPTATITADPGAIDLGQTVILNWRTQNATVVTIDGIGEVNANGTQTVSPSNSTNFHLTAKGDGGTTEANVRVTVRVPVAPTAPAPTDTDMGSEAAFHQNVADVFFDYDSFDLRPDAAAATAKAASYLTAHPAIKVVIGGYCDDRGSAEYNLALGENRANAARTALVSAGVSASRLRVISYGKEKQFCTEQDESCWQQNRRAQFSLDR, encoded by the coding sequence ATGCAAGTAAAAATTCGCAAGACCATGGTTATGGTCGCGACACTCGTAGCAATCGGTGCAGTAACGGGCTGCCACAAAAAAGCCAGTGGCATAGATCCAAATGCTCTCGGACCCGCTCCTGCGCCACCTGCGCCCGCGCCAACTGCCACAATCACCGCCGATCCGGGAGCTATTGACCTCGGTCAGACTGTTATTCTCAACTGGCGCACCCAGAACGCTACCGTCGTCACCATCGACGGTATCGGCGAGGTGAACGCAAATGGCACCCAGACCGTGTCGCCCTCGAACTCGACCAACTTTCACCTCACCGCCAAGGGCGATGGTGGCACAACGGAAGCGAACGTCCGTGTCACTGTCCGCGTTCCCGTAGCGCCAACGGCCCCGGCGCCCACTGACACCGACATGGGCAGCGAAGCGGCCTTCCACCAGAACGTTGCGGACGTCTTCTTCGACTATGACAGCTTCGATCTACGTCCCGACGCCGCTGCAGCGACCGCCAAGGCAGCCTCGTATCTCACCGCGCATCCTGCTATCAAGGTTGTCATCGGTGGATACTGCGACGATCGCGGCTCTGCTGAGTACAACCTGGCGCTTGGCGAAAATCGCGCCAACGCAGCCCGTACCGCATTGGTCTCAGCCGGTGTCTCCGCAAGCCGTCTTCGCGTCATCAGCTACGGCAAAGAGAAGCAGTTCTGCACCGAGCAGGATGAAAGCTGCTGGCAGCAGAATCGCAGGGCGCAGTTCTCCCTCGATCGCTAA
- the carA gene encoding glutamine-hydrolyzing carbamoyl-phosphate synthase small subunit has protein sequence MQAILALEDGRTFRGKSFGARAECSGEVVFNTSLTGYQEIFTDPSYAGQIVVLTNPHIGNYGTTPSDAEATRPYIEGLVTREFSPMSSNWRSTQVADEYLERYGVPVIAEIDTRAVVRHLRTNGVMRGVIASGENLDVDALVAKARAIKKMEGTDLASIVSTKVAYEWDANEPKNQTGDSLLTPALEDDAKQMHVVAYDFGIKENILRMLTRENCRVTVVPAKTSAKDVLAMEPDGVFFSNGPGDPEPLEYAVENVKQLQGKAPIFGICLGHQIFGLALGGKTYKLKFGHHGGNHPIMNHQTGKVEITAQNHNFAVDPESLDEKTVEKTHTNLNDQTLAGLKHKTDPMFSVQYHPEASPGPHDSHYLFKDFRKMMEEFKK, from the coding sequence ATGCAAGCAATACTGGCGCTAGAAGACGGGCGCACTTTTCGCGGTAAGAGTTTTGGCGCGCGGGCGGAATGCTCGGGCGAGGTGGTCTTCAATACATCACTGACCGGCTATCAGGAGATCTTTACCGATCCTTCTTACGCGGGTCAGATCGTGGTTCTTACAAATCCACATATTGGGAACTATGGAACGACGCCAAGCGATGCTGAGGCCACGCGGCCTTATATCGAGGGTCTGGTAACGCGCGAATTTTCGCCGATGAGTTCGAACTGGCGTTCGACCCAGGTGGCGGATGAGTATCTGGAGCGCTATGGCGTGCCGGTGATCGCGGAGATCGATACACGTGCCGTGGTGCGGCACCTGAGGACCAATGGTGTGATGCGCGGGGTGATCGCTTCGGGTGAGAATCTCGACGTGGATGCGCTGGTGGCGAAGGCGCGGGCGATCAAGAAGATGGAAGGCACCGATCTTGCCAGCATCGTGAGCACAAAGGTCGCTTATGAGTGGGATGCGAATGAGCCGAAGAATCAGACCGGCGATTCGCTGCTGACGCCTGCGCTTGAGGATGATGCGAAGCAGATGCATGTTGTCGCGTATGACTTCGGGATTAAAGAAAATATTCTGCGGATGCTGACGCGCGAGAACTGCCGCGTGACTGTGGTGCCAGCGAAGACCTCTGCTAAAGACGTGCTGGCGATGGAGCCGGATGGGGTGTTCTTCTCGAATGGGCCGGGAGATCCGGAGCCGCTGGAGTATGCAGTCGAGAATGTGAAGCAGTTGCAAGGGAAGGCTCCGATCTTCGGCATATGTCTGGGCCACCAAATCTTTGGGCTCGCATTGGGCGGCAAGACTTACAAGTTGAAGTTTGGGCACCACGGCGGCAATCACCCGATCATGAACCATCAGACGGGGAAGGTTGAGATTACCGCGCAGAATCATAACTTCGCCGTCGATCCGGAGTCGCTGGATGAAAAGACGGTGGAGAAGACGCATACGAATTTGAACGACCAGACGCTGGCGGGGTTGAAGCATAAGACGGACCCGATGTTCAGTGTGCAATACCATCCGGAGGCTAGTCCGGGGCCACATGACTCGCATTATCTCTTCAAGGACTTTCGGAAGATGATGGAAGAGTTCAAAAAATAA